The Phragmites australis chromosome 1, lpPhrAust1.1, whole genome shotgun sequence genomic interval CCAGTAAAGATGCTCAGGATGGTATGTCTCTCAAAAAATGAAGTTACTGCATGTGCATAAACTAGTTGTCTATCCCTCTTGGCATGTGATTGGCTGATCTCCCATTTTGCATGgatttattttttgcaattttctcttgAAGATAGCATTAAATTAGTCAATTGTTTGTTCTTGGCTCTCTCTGATGCTTCATATTGTGCCCTTGATTGGGAGCTATGCATATCCTTAATGGTACATTTTGAAGCTATATTGATAATCACGCAATGTATAGCTAGAGAATTTTATTGAAAATTGATAGTTTACTCCTTTTAACTTGGTTTCGCATGTGCATTTTGTTAACACAACCAGAACAATATATTTCCACCATGCATTGTTGTAATTGGTTTCGCATGAGCATGTGTTGATGCGTTTATTTTATGCATTTGAGAGTGTCTCTTTTTCTGCAGAGCCTGATCCAACAATTCAGCTTGCTGACCAGGATTCTGTGGTAATGGAAGCAGCTGGCTTGCATAATTTGCTTGGAGGAACATCCATTGCTGTGCTCAAGGTGCCACAGCATAATTTGGTCTCATATGAAACACGATGATAATTTATTGTGCGCTTATCCTTAATTTGACTTCCAAGAATTTCCACTGTAATTTATGATAGTGGCCTCATGTATTTCAACCATCTAAGAATAACGCTCTTCATTTGGCTAGCATTTGCAATATGACCACTTAATGTGCTTAGGTCACATTTGTGTGCTTGGATGTTTCTTGGTGCAAACTTCTATTGATGCTTTTGTTGTCATCCAAATTGATGACAAGGATCTTAAATTTGTCTTCATTTTATCTGTAGAAATGATTGCATGAATACTGAGTTCCCAGCCTTCATTTTCGATGTTAATTGAAACTGTGAAAAAGAGTGGAGATGGTGCATAATGTATGAGACAATTATAACTGCTTGAGATATAACTATTGCAATTACCTTCTGCTTGTTGTCACTTGACCTTTTGCTTCAACTTGTTACAAGTAAACGTTAGACAGGGATCTCCTTTGTTTGACATTGTTGTAGTTTGATCTAAGTAAGCATTGTAGGCTAGGTAAATTGCTTCATTATTTTGTGTCTTCTGTGCtattttattttcctttgtgGGTCTCAAACTTCATATCTGCTTCTCTTGCAACCTAAgattgtcatttttttttcaggatTTAATATCTGAAGTGGTGGTGTCACCAACCTCAGAGGCTGATTGCTTTGCTAATTATGATAGCAGCAAATCTCTGTTAAATGTTGTAAATTATGTTGACAAAGGTAAGGAGTAGCCCTTTTCCTCCATTAACTATCTAGCATTATCAGAATGGGTCTAGGAACACGCTATAAAGAGAAGTTTAGTAGGTGTTAATGTGATATGTGAACTTCCATGAGTTTGATTAATTGTGTTGTAATCGATGCAGCGTACGTGATATGACGTTGTATATTCTGGAAATATTAGAAATTCAATGCTGTAAAGGCTCTGATTTTTTTTGACAAGTAATGAATCACATTAGGACCTTAAATGGTCTGCTATTATGCCATGTCTGCTGATCTCTAACTTCGTTGTATCGCTTGCCCTGTAAATTTATTGCCACGTCTAGTTAGGTCCATGCATCAGGCCCATGAATCTGATAAAGTTTCTTTCATGGTCAATCTATTTTGTGCGGCCTGCAGGCTGGAGCAGTTTCATAAACTATAGAACACCAGTCGCCTGCAGGTCTGTCACCAACAGGAAGCATATTTTTTGATAGTTCGGATAATGCTGGTGTAAACATACGTCTAAATTTCTAATTTCAGTTAGTGAAGCACATCAAACATGCCTACTTAACTCAGGGATCTGGCCATGAACGCAAGGGCAGAAGCCCTAGCCCTAAAATCAAAATCCCAGatgttttgagattttttttttaaaaaaaaaagccataGAGAACCCAGCCCAGTTATGTGTCACCTGGCCCATGGCATGGCCCATTTCTGGTCATGCCCCTGAACTGCATGCTACTTTGTTTGCTTTACAAAAGCACAACTCATTATCAGTTATATATTTCCCTAAATCTATGCGTGTGTGTATTCATTTATTATTTCCTATTACAGAGTTTGCAGATGAAGATGAAAATTCTTCAGCACACAACTTTTGTGTTAATGATCACGAAGCAAGCTGGGATTCAAATCAGGGTTGCAGCCTGCTGGACATTTACAGTGCAGATGATGCTTTCCCTTTCTTATTTGATAATCCAGCTGATCTTCTGCCTAGTTATGCTGGACTAATTGATGAATTTGTACCCATTGATGCATTGATAAACATGAGTGGCAGATGTGGAGTATTCCCACTTATTGAGAGTGCGGCAGAAGACAGTATTGGTAATAAGCCATCTGAGGTGGATATGTGCTTTAGTAACTCTGAGGTGTTAGAGTGGCTCAATCCACATCTATCCGAAGAGGATTTACCAGCTCttattgatttttctgagttgAATTCAAGGGCTGCTTCTGTATCAAAAGAGCAAGGGACCGGGAAGGTCACTCTTGCACTTGATTTGGACGGTATGTTGCTTGGAATGGAAGGAATTAGTATGTTTGAAGACTTAA includes:
- the LOC133917608 gene encoding uncharacterized protein LOC133917608 isoform X1, with the translated sequence MPALRMKRTFDDDSFGNEFSAKSVKSMKISHFHDSKLEQSAVLNSSSKDAQDEPDPTIQLADQDSVVMEAAGLHNLLGGTSIAVLKVPQHNLDLISEVVVSPTSEADCFANYDSSKSLLNVVNYVDKEFADEDENSSAHNFCVNDHEASWDSNQGCSLLDIYSADDAFPFLFDNPADLLPSYAGLIDEFVPIDALINMSGRCGVFPLIESAAEDSIGNKPSEVDMCFSNSEVLEWLNPHLSEEDLPALIDFSELNSRAASVSKEQGTGKVTLALDLDETLVHSTMEHCDDADFTFPVFFDMKEHMVYVKKRPHVHMFLEKMAEMFEVVIFTASQSVYAEQLLDMLDPEKKLFTKRFFRESCVFTDSSYSKDLTVVGVDLAKVAIIDNTPQVFQLQVNNGIPIQSWYNDPSDEALPQLIPFLETLAGADDVRPIIAKKFGNRVDSC
- the LOC133917608 gene encoding uncharacterized protein LOC133917608 isoform X2; the protein is MPALRMKRTFDDDSFGNEFSAKSVKSMKISHFHDSKLEQSAVLNSSSKDAQDEPDPTIQLADQDSVVMEAAGLHNLLGGTSIAVLKDLISEVVVSPTSEADCFANYDSSKSLLNVVNYVDKEFADEDENSSAHNFCVNDHEASWDSNQGCSLLDIYSADDAFPFLFDNPADLLPSYAGLIDEFVPIDALINMSGRCGVFPLIESAAEDSIGNKPSEVDMCFSNSEVLEWLNPHLSEEDLPALIDFSELNSRAASVSKEQGTGKVTLALDLDETLVHSTMEHCDDADFTFPVFFDMKEHMVYVKKRPHVHMFLEKMAEMFEVVIFTASQSVYAEQLLDMLDPEKKLFTKRFFRESCVFTDSSYSKDLTVVGVDLAKVAIIDNTPQVFQLQVNNGIPIQSWYNDPSDEALPQLIPFLETLAGADDVRPIIAKKFGNRVDSC